In the genome of Propionispora hippei DSM 15287, the window AAGAACTTTTCCTTTGCTCTGTTGGTGGGCTTTATCAGTGGCGTATATTCGTCCATTTTTAATGCCAGTCCGATTTGGGTCACCTGGAAGGAATATGCCGACCGGAAAAGATTGGCCGGGAGAGCAAAAGCGAAATAATATCTTTTGGAAAGTCCGGTTCAGACCGGACTTTCATTTATTTTCACTATTCCTTCACCAAGTGGCGGCGTTACTAATATCATAGTAGCAGTAAAGGCGGGTGAAAGGATATGTGGATATTTTTACCGGCTTTCTACCTGGCGGTAGCCCATATTGCGGGAGATAATGTGGCCCTTGTCCCCGACTTGGCTGCTTTTTTACCAAGAGAGGTTTTTATAGCCACTGTTATCGTATATATTTTTCTGGGAACCTGTATGACCGGCATGGCAGGGTGGATTGGTGTACAGGGGAGACAGGAACTGACTGTGTTGGCTGGTGCAATGTCCCGGCGCTGGGGAAAAAAGCTGCTGGCCGTTACCGTGCTGTCGGTTTGCCTGCCAGCCAGTGCTTTGACCGGTGGCTACTACACGGGATATATTTTGGAAAAGCTGTTTTCCATTCCGCATTTTTGGGGTGCTCCATTTTGCTTGCTTTTATTTTCCTTATTGGCTGCCGGTCGGGGCAGAGATATCGTGAAATTTTCCAACTATTTGGCTCTAGTGCTTATCCCGCTGGTTTTTTACCTGCTGGTTTCTGCTAAACCGGAATGGTCACTGAGTTGGCCGCAGTGGCAGGATGTTAGCTGGATTACCTTAAGTATTCTAATTGGCTATAATATTGGCGGCATGCGTTCTATTCTCACTGTGGAAGCGGCAGCTCATTTAGCGGGAAAAGGGTATAAAACCATTCTGCTGGTGATACTTGCCAAGCTTCTGGAGGGCATGTTTACCCTGCTGGTTGCCGAGTTGATCGTGGGAACAGCCGCAACAGGGCCGTTGGCTTTATCCGGTCTTGCCGGCCGCTTTTTAAGCCAACCGGTGTGGTGGCTTTTTCATTTGGCACTGTTTTGTACCTTTTTGAATACCATGGCACCGGCTATGCTGGTTAACGCACGACAGGTAAGCGTGTTGACAGGCTATTCCTTTTGGCGTTCACTGGCCATTGCCTATGGCCTGGTTTCACTTGGCAGCTACCTGCCTTTTACCGTTATGCTATCGATTATCAGTATTGCAGGGCTCAGTATGGTGCTGTTTTTACTGTATAGCGTATATTTCCTATACAGGCAGTAAAGGCTAGTGTAGTGACATGTTCCTATTTTGGTCAAAGTATGTAGGATGAATTTTCATCTGCAAGACAGAGGAATGAGGTATAGCCGTTCCTACGTCTAATGATAACAACGCAGCAAATGGAAATTCAGACAAGTCATTTGATTGAAATATAAGCTTGTTACTACACTGTTTCTAAAAGGGCGTATTCGAAAGATGTTGTTATGGAAAGCGATACTGATTTTGTGGATGATGGCTGGTGTGGTTTGCACATTAGCGCCTAATTTACCGGGAACCGCCATGATTGCTTTGGGGATTGCCGGTTATTATATGGTGACGGAAGCATTTTTGCCGGCGTTTTTTTGGCCGGTTGTACTGACTGTTGTTCTGATTGCCGAACTGGGCGGCAGGCTAGTGCGAGGCTATCTAATGAAACAACAGGCGCTGCATTTTGTCATCGATACGGCAGTTGGAAATTTTGCCGGAGTATTGATGACCAGTGCCTTTATCGGAACTTTGCCTGGCATACTTGTCTGGCAGACGTTAATTGGCAAGACCTTGATGCCTAGCCGTGATGATTTTTTCCGGGGAGCCCCCTATTTGTTTATGCTTTTGCTACTGCGGGGAGTTTGTGGTTTAATCCTGTTTGGACTGGCCACTAACTATTTGTTTATGCCATGAAGACAACATGGCGGCCGCTACTGCCATAGTAGCTTTTTTATTGCCATTTTTAAAGGAATATTGAGAAATGTTCTAGAAATATAGTACAATTCGTCATTTTATTTATTTTAGTCTGTGGAGGTATTATGTCCAGGATTTGTAGAAGATGGAATCCCATACAGCCCCGGCCCGATATCCAGTCCCGTCTGAGTGCCGCGCTGGGAATCAGCAGGATTACGGCTCAGATTTTGCTGAACCGGGGTTTGGATAATATAGAAGAGGCAAGAGCTTTCTTGTATGGTGCAAAAGAGGCGCTCCATGATCCTCATCAGTTGGAAGACATGGACAGAGCCGTACAGCGTATTAAAGCGGCCCTGGACAATAAACAGAAAATCACCATATATGGTGACTACGATGTGGATGGCATTACCGCTACCGCGCTCTTTTACCGGACATTACGACGGTTGGGCGGTGAAGTGGGATATTATATACCTGACCGTCAAAGCGAGGGATATGGGGTTCACGCTGCTGCGCTGGAGCGTTTGTATGAGCAAGGGACCGGGTTGATTGTCACTGTTGACTGCGGGATTAGCGCCGCAGCCGAAGTTGGCGGTATGCAGGAACGTGTGGATATTATTGTCACCGATCATCATCAGCCGCCGGAAAAACTGCCGCCGGCTTATGCCGTAATCAATCCGAAACGACCGGACTGCGGTTATCCGGAAAAACAACTGGCCGGAGTCGGTGTTGCCTATAAAGTATGTCAGGCACTCTGGCGCCAGCAGCAGGGAGAAGATAGCCTGCTTAATTGTCTGGATCTGGTGGCGCTGGGTACAGTGGCGGATGTGGTATCGCTCCTGGGTGAGAACCGGATACTGGTAAAAGCGGGATTGGCGGAAATGGCTAAGGGAACCAATACGGGTTTACGGGCCTTGATGAATACCTGTAAACTGCTGCCGGAACAATTGGAAGCTGATAAAGTCGGCTTTGTGCTTGCTCCGCGAATTAATGCGGCAGGGAGAGTGGGAAAGGCCGATTTGGCCGTGGAGCTATTGATTACCGAGGATGAGATGAGAGCGCAAGAAATTGCTGCATTACTGGAAAATGAGAATACCGTAAGAAAGAATATCGAAAAACAGATTCTGGAAGAAGCCGGGCAGGCGGCCGGACAGTGCTCCGATCAGGTCATGGTACTGGCTGGACACTGGCATCCGGGAATTATCGGAATTGTAGCTTCCCGCTTAGTGGATACATATTACCGGCCGGTGATTATGATTGCCTTCCAGGATGGTCAGGGGCGCGGTTCGTGCCGCAGCGTTGCCGGCTTCGATATTTATCAGGCGCTGCAGCAATGTGCCGATTTGCTCTTGCATTTTGGCGGACATTCCCAGGCTGCCGGTTTTAGCATTCTGCCGGAAAACCTGGAGGCTTTCCGGCAGCGGCTGAATGATATTGCCGGAAAGATGTTGCCGCCGGAGGCCTTGATCCCGGAATTGCAGATTGATGCGTTAGTTTCTCTGACGGAAGTGGATTTTAGCTTGGTGGAGGAATTGAAACGATTGGCTCCCTATGGCATGGGAAATGCCGCTCCGCTGTTAGCCTGTGAAAACCTGGAGGTGTCACAGGCCAGAGCGATCGGTCAGGAGGGACGCCATCTGAAAATGAGAGTTCAGCAAAAAAAATGCGGCAGCGATGTGATTGCCTGGCAGTTAGGTTCTTTGGCTCCGGTTATCGGTAACCGGGTCGATGTCGCCTTTGTGCCGGAAATCAACGAGTGGAACGGTGCCCGGAATTTACAGTTAAAGGCGTTGGATGTACGTCCGGCAGTGAAAGAAAAAGAAAACCATGCTATAATTAAATCGTCAAACCATCATCTGGAATTGCATGATTATCGCAATGCTGCCAACAAGCTGGAACATATCTTGGCAGTTTTAGCAACAGGTGAAAAAACGGTTATTTATGTCAATACAGCGATACAGGCGGGCGAGCTGATCGGACAGCTAACTCGGGCTGTTGACGGTCGGTTTGCCGTAGACTGGTACAGCCAGCAATGCACGGTCGAGCGGCGCGAAACGATCGAAAGCCGGTGGCGCAACGGAGAAATGCAGGCAGTCGTACTAGTCGCTAATGTCTGTGTGGATATTGCCCTTCCGGCGGTAAGGCATGTCGTATTTTACCATGCCGTATTGAATAAAAAGGAATTCAGCGAGCAATGCAGCAAGCTGGAACGGGACGTTGACGGTTTTCGACTGCATTTGGTCTTTGGCAAAAACGATATTGGTCAGACCGGTTCGCTTCTTAAATCCAGCCTGCCCGATAGGGCGATTACTGGGTATGTTTATCTATTGCTACGAAGCGAAACAGAGCAAGATCGGCCATTAGATATAACGACCCGGACAATAAAAGAAATGATTTTTAAAAAGCATAATATAGTTATAACGGAAGACGGTGTGGCTGCTGCGCTGCAAATTCTGACTGAGTTGAAATTACTGAAGGTTCTGAACGGGCAGGATGGTTGCTGGCGTCTGGTGCTTTCAAAACCGCCCGGGCATAAATTGGATATTGAGCAGTCTTTGACGTTCCGGGCAGGCCAAGAAAAACTGGAGGAGTTCTCCCGTTTTGCTCGGCAAGTTATGGAGGCCACTGCCAATGAAATTCTAACATGGATAGCTTAATTATACTGGATCACGAATTAGGAGGCCGTACAGATGAATTTTAAAGAAAAAATTAGAGTGGTTATGGATTTCCCCGAGCCGGGTATCCGCTTTAAGGATATTACGACGCTGCTGAAAGATGGCGAAGCTTTTCAGGCTGCCATTAATCAATTGGCTGCTTCGTTTAAAGACCAGCAAATCGATTTGGTGGTCGGCCCGGAGGCCCGCGGTTTTGCGGTCGGGGCACCAGTGGCCTATGCGCTGGAAGCGGGTTTTATTCCTGTGCGCAAACCCGGCAAGCTGCCGGCTGAAACAATCCGTCATCAGTATTCGCTGGAGTACGGTCATGATGCACTGGAAGTGCATAAAGATGCTATTTTACCGGGACAAAGGGTATTAATTGTCGATGACTTGCTGGCCACCGGCGGAACGACACTGGCCACGATTGCACTCATTGAGGAACTGGGCGGTGAGGTGGCCGGCATAGCCTTTATGATTGAACTGTCCTATTTGCAGGGCCGGGAAAGATTGGCCGGATATAATGTAGTTTCTTTAGTCAGTTATTGAAGTAAGAATTCAATTCATTATCATATGTTTTATAGCGGGGTATGCGTATGTCTACACAAACCAATATAACCATAGAAGATGTTATCAGCCAGATACAGTCTTACCAGCCTGACGCTCCGATTCATCTCGTTGAGGAGGCGTATCGTCTTGCCTATAATGCCCACGAAGGGCAAAAGCGCATATCGGGCGAGGAGTATATTCTCCATCCGCTGGGTGTTGCGAAGATCCTGGCTGATCTTCAAATTGATGCTGTAACCATCAGCGCATCACTCCTGCATGATGTCGTGGAAGATACGGAATTTTCCCTGGAGGAACTGGAAAAGAAATTTGGCAAGGAAATTGCTATGCTGGTAGACGGTGTTACCAAGCTTAGCCGGATTGAGTATAAATCCAAAGAAGAGCAACAACTGGAAAATCAGCGGAAGTTGTTTCTGGCGATGGCGAAGGATATACGGGTAGTTATGATTAAGCTGGCCGACCGATTGCATAATATGCGTACCTTGAAATATATGCCGGAAGCCAAACAGCGAAAAATCGCCCAGGAGACAATCGAAATATTTGCACCGCTGGCTCATCGGCTGGGGATGTCAAATATTAAATGGGAACTGGAAGATTTGGCGTTTCGCTATCTGGAGCCTGATAAATATTATGAGCTGGTTGAGAAGGTAAAGCAAAAGCGCAAAGAACGGGAGCTGCTGATCAATTCTGCCATCGACATATTAACGGAACGGCTGAAGGCGGTGGATATCAAAGCTGACATTCAGGGGCGCCCTAAGCATTTTTACAGTATCTACCGAAAGATGGTTAAAGGGAATAAGGATTTGAGTGAAATCTATGACCTGTCGGCCATTCGTATTATCGTGGATACCGTAAAGGATTGCTATGGCGCCTTAGGTGTCGTGCATACCCTTTGGAAGCCACTGCCGCTGCGGTTTAAGGACTATATTGCCATGCCCAAAACTAATATGTATCAGTCGCTGCATACGACCGTGATCGGGACAGAGGGCCATCCCTTGGAAATTCAAATCAGGACGCAGGAGATGCACCGGATTTCCGAGTGCGGCATTGCCGCTCACTGGAAATACAAAGAGGGCAGTAAAGGGACCAGCAAAGATTTTGATGAAAAACTGTCCTGGCTGCGCCAACTGCTGGAATGGCAGCAGGATTTACGGGACCCACGAGAATTTATGGAGACTTTAAAGCTGGATGTTTTTGCCGATGAGGTGTTTGTGTTTTCGCCCAAAGGTGATGTCATTGATTTGCCGGCCGGATCGGTACCGATTGATTTTGCCTACAGGATCCACACCGATGTAGGGCATCGCTGTGTGGGCGCCAGAGTGAATGGCCGGATTGTGCCGTTGGAGTATACGTTGGCAAACGGCGACATTGTCGAGATTCTTACCAGCAAGCAAAGCAGCGGTCCCAGCCGGGATTGGCTCAATATAGTTGGCTCTTCCGATACGCGAAACAAGATAAGACAATGGTTTAAGAAGGAAAAACGGGAAGAAAATATCGTCAAGGGCCGGGAGCTGATCGAGAAGGAATGCAAAAAACTCGGTTATGACTGGAAAGAGGTTAGTAAAGGCGACCGGCTGAATGAAATCACCAAGAAGTTGAATATAGCGGGAAATGCCGACGATTTGTTTGCGGCACTGGGCTTTGGCGGTACCACATCTCACGCCGTCATGGCTAAATTCATAGAAATTTATAAAAAGGAATTGCGGGAAGCGGCGCCGCCCGATGTATCGAAGCTATTAGCCGATTTAAAGCCGAAAAACAATACGAAGAAAAAATCCAGCCACGGCATTTTGGTCGAAGGGGAAGGCGGTCTCATGGTGCGGTTGGCGCGCTGCTGCAATCCTGTCCCTGGTGATCCGATCTTTGGCTATATTACGCGAGGCCGTGGCGTATCCATCCATCGGGCCGACTGCACGAATATTTTAAGACATCCCGAGGAATATGCCCGGATGATTGAGGTTAGCTGGGATATCAATACCGATAGCGTTTATAAGGTGGCCATTGAGGTGCAGTGCGTCGACCGGGCCGGCATGTTGTCCGATATTCTCATGGTGATCGCCGAAAGCAAGACCAATGTCAGCTCGGTCAATGCAAGGCCGCAAAAAAATAAAACCTCGGTGATCACTTTAACGCTGGATATCAGCAATTTGAATCAACTGGAGCATATTATGACCAAAATCCGCCGGGTGAAAGATGTATACAGTGTGCATCGGGCGACGCTTAGTGTAGGAGGTACGGCATGAGGGCTGTAGTTCAGTTAACCGATAAGGCAAGCGTTGTGGTGAACGGTCAGACAAATTCCCAAATTGACCGGGGGTTGACTGTTCTACTGGGGGTTGAACAAGAGGATACCTTGCAGGATGTCCGGTATTTGGCGGAAAAAATTGTAAACCTGCGCATTTTTCCTGATCCGGAGGGGAAAATGAATTTGTCTCTCCTTGATATCAGGGGAGAATTACTGGTCGTTTCACAGTTTACCTTGTTGGGAGATTGCCGCAAGGGACGCAGGCCCAGCTTTTCAACGGCGGCACCGCCTGGTGAGGCCAATGAGTTGTACGAAGTCTTTGTAAAAATCTGTTCTTCCTTGGGAGTAAGGGTTGGCACCGGGCAGTTCCAGGCGGAAATGATTGTCACTTTGGCTAATCATGGACCGGTAACGTTGCTGTTGGACAGTAAGAGAACCTTTTAGGAGGGATTACATGGAAGTGATAGGAATCGAAGTAGGAGCACTGGGAACAAATTGTTATATTGTCTATTGTGAGAAAACAAGGCAGGCCATTGTGGTGGATCCCGGTGCCAACGCGACGGAAATATTGCAAACAGTACAAGAGCAAAGGCTTCAGGTAACGGTCATTGTGAATACCCACGGTCACGCTGATCATATCACGGCGAACGATAAAATCAGGGAGGCTACCCAAGCGCCTGTTTATATTCATGCCGACGATGCCGCCATGCTGACAAGTCCGCAACGCAACCTGTCTGTTTATATCGGCGCGCCGGTAATTTGTCAGGCGGCGGACCGGCTTTTGCAGGAAGAGGATTTAATTGCTGTCGGGGAGGGTACACTTAAGGTGCTTCATACTCCCGGACATACGCCCGGCGGTATCTGTCTGTTGGGCGATAAGTTTTTGCTCAGTGGCGATACCCTGTTTGCCGAATCGGTCGGACGGACTGATTTTCCCGGCGGGTCCAGCGAATTGCTGATTGCCGGAATACGGGAAAAACTGATGGT includes:
- the recJ gene encoding single-stranded-DNA-specific exonuclease RecJ: MSRICRRWNPIQPRPDIQSRLSAALGISRITAQILLNRGLDNIEEARAFLYGAKEALHDPHQLEDMDRAVQRIKAALDNKQKITIYGDYDVDGITATALFYRTLRRLGGEVGYYIPDRQSEGYGVHAAALERLYEQGTGLIVTVDCGISAAAEVGGMQERVDIIVTDHHQPPEKLPPAYAVINPKRPDCGYPEKQLAGVGVAYKVCQALWRQQQGEDSLLNCLDLVALGTVADVVSLLGENRILVKAGLAEMAKGTNTGLRALMNTCKLLPEQLEADKVGFVLAPRINAAGRVGKADLAVELLITEDEMRAQEIAALLENENTVRKNIEKQILEEAGQAAGQCSDQVMVLAGHWHPGIIGIVASRLVDTYYRPVIMIAFQDGQGRGSCRSVAGFDIYQALQQCADLLLHFGGHSQAAGFSILPENLEAFRQRLNDIAGKMLPPEALIPELQIDALVSLTEVDFSLVEELKRLAPYGMGNAAPLLACENLEVSQARAIGQEGRHLKMRVQQKKCGSDVIAWQLGSLAPVIGNRVDVAFVPEINEWNGARNLQLKALDVRPAVKEKENHAIIKSSNHHLELHDYRNAANKLEHILAVLATGEKTVIYVNTAIQAGELIGQLTRAVDGRFAVDWYSQQCTVERRETIESRWRNGEMQAVVLVANVCVDIALPAVRHVVFYHAVLNKKEFSEQCSKLERDVDGFRLHLVFGKNDIGQTGSLLKSSLPDRAITGYVYLLLRSETEQDRPLDITTRTIKEMIFKKHNIVITEDGVAAALQILTELKLLKVLNGQDGCWRLVLSKPPGHKLDIEQSLTFRAGQEKLEEFSRFARQVMEATANEILTWIA
- a CDS encoding adenine phosphoribosyltransferase, with protein sequence MNFKEKIRVVMDFPEPGIRFKDITTLLKDGEAFQAAINQLAASFKDQQIDLVVGPEARGFAVGAPVAYALEAGFIPVRKPGKLPAETIRHQYSLEYGHDALEVHKDAILPGQRVLIVDDLLATGGTTLATIALIEELGGEVAGIAFMIELSYLQGRERLAGYNVVSLVSY
- a CDS encoding RelA/SpoT family protein, with protein sequence MSTQTNITIEDVISQIQSYQPDAPIHLVEEAYRLAYNAHEGQKRISGEEYILHPLGVAKILADLQIDAVTISASLLHDVVEDTEFSLEELEKKFGKEIAMLVDGVTKLSRIEYKSKEEQQLENQRKLFLAMAKDIRVVMIKLADRLHNMRTLKYMPEAKQRKIAQETIEIFAPLAHRLGMSNIKWELEDLAFRYLEPDKYYELVEKVKQKRKERELLINSAIDILTERLKAVDIKADIQGRPKHFYSIYRKMVKGNKDLSEIYDLSAIRIIVDTVKDCYGALGVVHTLWKPLPLRFKDYIAMPKTNMYQSLHTTVIGTEGHPLEIQIRTQEMHRISECGIAAHWKYKEGSKGTSKDFDEKLSWLRQLLEWQQDLRDPREFMETLKLDVFADEVFVFSPKGDVIDLPAGSVPIDFAYRIHTDVGHRCVGARVNGRIVPLEYTLANGDIVEILTSKQSSGPSRDWLNIVGSSDTRNKIRQWFKKEKREENIVKGRELIEKECKKLGYDWKEVSKGDRLNEITKKLNIAGNADDLFAALGFGGTTSHAVMAKFIEIYKKELREAAPPDVSKLLADLKPKNNTKKKSSHGILVEGEGGLMVRLARCCNPVPGDPIFGYITRGRGVSIHRADCTNILRHPEEYARMIEVSWDINTDSVYKVAIEVQCVDRAGMLSDILMVIAESKTNVSSVNARPQKNKTSVITLTLDISNLNQLEHIMTKIRRVKDVYSVHRATLSVGGTA
- the dtd gene encoding D-aminoacyl-tRNA deacylase yields the protein MRAVVQLTDKASVVVNGQTNSQIDRGLTVLLGVEQEDTLQDVRYLAEKIVNLRIFPDPEGKMNLSLLDIRGELLVVSQFTLLGDCRKGRRPSFSTAAPPGEANELYEVFVKICSSLGVRVGTGQFQAEMIVTLANHGPVTLLLDSKRTF
- a CDS encoding MBL fold metallo-hydrolase, translating into MEVIGIEVGALGTNCYIVYCEKTRQAIVVDPGANATEILQTVQEQRLQVTVIVNTHGHADHITANDKIREATQAPVYIHADDAAMLTSPQRNLSVYIGAPVICQAADRLLQEEDLIAVGEGTLKVLHTPGHTPGGICLLGDKFLLSGDTLFAESVGRTDFPGGSSELLIAGIREKLMVLPDDIKVLPGHGPATTIGWERRMNSFIRM